In a single window of the Streptacidiphilus sp. P02-A3a genome:
- the sbnB gene encoding 2,3-diaminopropionate biosynthesis protein SbnB, translating into MKDFAVVPGAAVSSILNDSHHDILRIVAETYVAHEQKLSVNPDSYFLRFPGKPNSRVIALPSYLGGSVDTIGIKWIASFPDNVQYGRPRASAVLLLNDYGTGYPLACLEAAGISAARTAASAAVAIGRLVPAVASVSVGVIGAGVIARTITDYLQAHRIDVVDVLVHDLDSASANHLAAHARERLGVPATTGTLDEALAKDVVVFATTTAKPYVPGHTRLRPDQLLVNISLRDLDPELILACNNIVDDVDHCLKAQTSPHLAEQLSGSRDFVTGTLGSALKGDLVLDPDKATVFSPFGLGILDLAVGHYVLGEAERRGSAIAIPDFIGETSRW; encoded by the coding sequence TTGAAGGACTTTGCAGTCGTGCCCGGAGCAGCGGTTTCGTCGATACTGAACGATTCCCATCATGACATTCTGCGAATCGTGGCCGAAACCTATGTCGCACATGAGCAAAAGCTCTCGGTGAACCCTGACAGCTATTTTCTCCGCTTTCCTGGCAAGCCGAACTCCCGCGTCATCGCGTTGCCTTCCTACCTAGGGGGGAGCGTGGACACCATCGGGATCAAGTGGATCGCCAGCTTCCCCGACAACGTCCAGTACGGTCGCCCCCGGGCTTCGGCCGTCCTGCTCCTGAACGACTACGGCACGGGGTACCCGCTGGCCTGCCTGGAGGCAGCGGGTATCAGCGCCGCGCGTACTGCCGCATCTGCCGCGGTTGCTATCGGCCGACTTGTCCCCGCCGTTGCTTCGGTAAGCGTCGGCGTCATCGGTGCGGGTGTCATCGCTCGCACCATCACCGACTACCTCCAAGCCCATCGCATCGACGTGGTAGACGTCTTGGTGCACGACCTGGACTCGGCCAGCGCGAACCACCTGGCTGCCCATGCCAGGGAGCGCCTGGGTGTGCCCGCCACGACCGGGACTCTGGACGAGGCCCTCGCCAAGGACGTTGTCGTCTTCGCGACGACGACGGCGAAGCCCTATGTGCCCGGGCATACCCGACTGCGACCTGACCAGCTGCTGGTCAACATATCCCTGCGCGACCTCGACCCGGAACTGATCCTGGCCTGCAACAACATCGTCGACGACGTCGACCACTGCCTTAAGGCTCAGACCTCGCCCCATCTGGCCGAACAGCTCAGCGGCAGCCGGGACTTCGTCACGGGGACCCTGGGTTCTGCACTCAAGGGGGACCTGGTTCTCGATCCGGACAAGGCAACTGTCTTTTCCCCTTTCGGTCTGGGGATCCTCGACCTGGCCGTCGGCCACTACGTTCTCGGCGAGGCCGAGCGCCGAGGCAGCGCCATCGCTATCCCGGATTTCATCGGTGAGACCAGCCGCTGGTAG
- the sbnA gene encoding 2,3-diaminopropionate biosynthesis protein SbnA: MIALHTRSHITSTTKRDRFGVQSFQELKQEASGMIFERASDVVTDDVFIHLAEFAPEMQVFLKLEGLNPAGSIKLKTAVSLIESKERTGALRPGSHIIESSSGNLGVALSVVCAERGYRLTVVTDPNAARHSIRVMESLGTDVVEVQAKDVHGGYLWTRIEYIRERLAREPDLIWLDQYANPANSRAHRDRTARAIHRELGAVDALFIGAGTTGTLMGCVEYFTLHSPLTRIIAVDAVGSVTFGGPAAPRFIPGLGTSRRPEIYVDGGGFEKVRIEEQATIAMCRRVATEYGLLTGGSTGTVLAAVQQLAPALPAGSRIAVISPDMGGKYVDTVYSDGWVDERYVGEREFADLDPISTH; encoded by the coding sequence ATGATCGCCCTGCATACCCGATCACACATCACTTCCACCACCAAGCGTGATCGGTTCGGAGTGCAGTCATTCCAAGAACTGAAACAAGAGGCAAGCGGCATGATTTTCGAAAGAGCCTCCGATGTTGTAACTGATGACGTTTTCATCCACCTTGCTGAATTCGCTCCAGAGATGCAGGTGTTCCTCAAGTTGGAGGGGCTGAACCCGGCCGGATCGATCAAGCTCAAGACAGCGGTGTCCCTGATCGAGTCGAAAGAGCGGACGGGCGCCCTGCGCCCGGGGAGCCATATCATCGAATCGTCGTCGGGCAATCTCGGCGTGGCTCTATCCGTAGTGTGCGCGGAGAGGGGATACCGGCTGACGGTAGTCACCGATCCCAATGCCGCCCGGCATTCGATTCGGGTCATGGAGAGCCTGGGCACGGACGTGGTGGAAGTCCAGGCCAAGGACGTGCACGGCGGATACCTGTGGACCAGGATCGAATACATACGTGAACGGCTGGCCCGCGAACCCGACTTGATCTGGCTTGACCAGTATGCCAACCCAGCCAACAGCCGAGCCCATCGGGATCGGACGGCCCGGGCTATCCACCGGGAGCTGGGAGCTGTGGACGCGCTGTTCATCGGGGCTGGCACCACCGGGACGCTGATGGGGTGTGTGGAATATTTCACGCTCCACAGCCCGCTTACTCGGATCATCGCGGTCGATGCCGTCGGATCCGTCACCTTCGGAGGTCCGGCTGCACCTCGGTTCATTCCTGGGCTAGGGACAAGCCGCCGTCCAGAAATCTACGTCGATGGTGGCGGATTCGAGAAAGTCCGTATTGAAGAGCAGGCCACGATCGCGATGTGTCGCCGGGTTGCCACGGAGTACGGATTGTTGACAGGCGGGTCCACCGGCACCGTTCTGGCAGCCGTACAGCAGCTGGCCCCAGCCCTGCCAGCTGGTTCTCGAATAGCCGTAATCTCACCGGACATGGGCGGGAAGTACGTCGACACAGTCTACTCAGACGGGTGGGTCGATGAACGCTACGTTGGCGAGCGTGAATTCGCAGACCTCGACCCCATCAGTACGCACTGA
- a CDS encoding acyl-CoA dehydrogenase family protein: protein MNDASAAQPAPLRDLAAELLPILTENAAKVDTEANFPLAAVDALRRSGLFGLMVPVEYGGLGGTLTEMVEVAQVLAGGCLSTAMIWVMHSQQIDSVIRYGSGQLKRELLPRVAAGEVYLASVTTESGSGGHLLTAAESLRHTGTGMEINRNAPIVTGGEYADGFLITMRDAEDVSANQVTLVYVDRQDLEIEQYGEWNTLGMRGTRSVGMRINGSSPSHCVVGERGGYRSIAIESVIPIAHLGWSACWLGAARQAFSDVVKLIRSPRRPSSIDPNSPLVAARLARIRMDLELVSGYLNRVLGEVLECRSDGRSLDTTEMQIHINTLKVAAAERTFSAVDGLIQLAGVSVGYSRSSSVPLERHFRDLRSASLNFSNDRMLVANGALSLMDRKVTLA from the coding sequence ATGAATGATGCAAGCGCTGCGCAGCCTGCGCCCCTACGGGATCTCGCGGCTGAACTGTTGCCCATACTGACCGAAAATGCCGCAAAGGTTGATACAGAGGCCAACTTTCCACTTGCGGCAGTCGATGCGCTGCGCCGCAGCGGACTGTTCGGCCTCATGGTCCCGGTCGAATACGGAGGACTCGGCGGAACCCTTACGGAGATGGTCGAGGTCGCCCAAGTCCTCGCTGGGGGATGTCTTTCCACTGCGATGATCTGGGTGATGCACTCCCAGCAGATCGACTCCGTGATCCGCTATGGATCTGGTCAGCTCAAGCGTGAACTGCTTCCACGAGTCGCGGCAGGAGAGGTGTATCTGGCATCTGTGACGACAGAGTCCGGATCCGGTGGGCACCTGCTCACTGCAGCCGAGTCACTAAGACACACGGGTACCGGCATGGAGATCAATCGCAATGCTCCCATCGTTACCGGTGGAGAATATGCGGATGGATTTCTGATCACCATGCGAGACGCCGAGGACGTGAGCGCCAACCAGGTAACTCTGGTTTATGTAGATCGGCAGGATCTGGAGATCGAGCAGTACGGCGAATGGAACACACTCGGCATGCGCGGCACGCGTAGCGTCGGCATGCGGATCAACGGGAGCTCTCCTAGCCACTGCGTCGTCGGAGAGCGTGGCGGGTACCGCTCGATAGCGATTGAAAGTGTGATTCCGATAGCTCACCTTGGATGGTCTGCATGCTGGCTCGGGGCGGCCAGGCAGGCTTTCAGCGATGTCGTCAAGCTTATACGCTCGCCTCGCCGTCCCAGTTCCATTGATCCAAATTCTCCCCTGGTCGCCGCGCGGTTGGCCCGGATACGAATGGACCTGGAACTGGTGAGTGGCTATCTGAATCGTGTCTTGGGTGAGGTCCTCGAATGCCGATCAGACGGGCGCTCGCTGGACACTACAGAAATGCAGATCCATATAAATACACTGAAAGTCGCCGCCGCCGAGCGAACTTTCAGTGCGGTGGACGGCCTGATTCAACTGGCCGGCGTTTCAGTCGGGTATTCCAGGAGCTCGTCCGTTCCGTTGGAACGGCATTTTCGCGACCTCAGATCAGCCAGCCTGAACTTCTCAAATGACCGTATGCTCGTGGCCAATGGCGCCCTGTCACTGATGGATCGGAAGGTTACTCTGGCCTGA
- a CDS encoding nucleotidyltransferase family protein: MPSNSSPRAQFDDEIRLALLLSAPRLQGDEVAQLRDLSKSSLDWNRVLGILALHRTMGLAWENLVDHGLAQASEFLPAPSLATINTVFRGQILHMRDQVVRNSALIKRFDAEGIPCAIMKGTAVASMAYPRVGTRMFSDNDFLFPSERLAEVGSILKELGYIQGQWDPATRSVKPVSRQEILLHPVTSHETYPYKQPTPDAPVLDTHCVDVHFSVDLMTGNRNNEAVFELLARRVDVEATDGNRLWALSREDMFVFLCVHFQREGVNRREVECLKDLLLYKVADILAMMGDPDNQLDFAVVAERARGLGFEPEVFYTLTYVEALYPQRMPDGLVDIFRPTATEFLHQVTQNGEVIHTWTAPIAERFFDPRRSAELRCG, encoded by the coding sequence ATGCCGAGTAATTCATCTCCTCGTGCACAGTTTGACGATGAGATCCGCCTCGCCCTGCTGCTTTCGGCTCCACGTCTGCAAGGTGACGAGGTCGCACAGTTGCGCGACTTGTCAAAGAGTTCCCTCGACTGGAACAGGGTCCTGGGAATACTCGCTCTTCACCGCACCATGGGGCTCGCTTGGGAAAACCTTGTCGACCACGGTTTGGCTCAGGCTTCAGAATTTCTCCCGGCTCCTTCGCTCGCCACCATCAACACTGTTTTCCGGGGGCAGATCCTTCACATGCGGGATCAGGTCGTCCGAAATTCTGCACTAATCAAGAGGTTTGATGCCGAGGGAATTCCGTGTGCGATCATGAAGGGTACGGCGGTCGCATCCATGGCGTACCCGCGTGTTGGCACGCGCATGTTCAGCGATAACGACTTCCTTTTTCCTAGCGAGCGCCTGGCTGAGGTCGGATCGATTCTCAAGGAGCTCGGCTATATCCAAGGTCAGTGGGATCCAGCGACGAGGTCGGTCAAGCCCGTGAGCCGCCAGGAGATTCTGCTCCATCCGGTAACGTCACACGAGACCTATCCCTACAAACAGCCGACCCCGGATGCTCCCGTCCTTGACACGCATTGCGTCGATGTCCACTTCTCAGTGGACCTCATGACTGGCAACCGCAACAACGAAGCTGTCTTTGAGCTTTTGGCGCGCCGCGTGGATGTCGAGGCGACCGACGGAAACAGACTGTGGGCCCTCAGTCGTGAAGACATGTTTGTGTTTCTCTGTGTTCACTTCCAGCGAGAAGGCGTCAACCGCCGCGAGGTCGAATGCCTCAAAGACTTGCTCCTTTATAAGGTAGCTGACATCCTTGCGATGATGGGTGACCCGGATAATCAACTCGATTTCGCGGTCGTCGCTGAGCGCGCCAGAGGGCTCGGCTTCGAGCCCGAGGTCTTCTACACCCTGACCTATGTCGAGGCACTGTACCCCCAGCGCATGCCGGACGGTCTGGTAGACATCTTTCGGCCCACGGCCACTGAATTCCTGCACCAAGTCACCCAAAACGGGGAGGTGATCCACACCTGGACGGCGCCGATTGCTGAGCGCTTCTTCGACCCTCGTCGCTCTGCCGAGCTCCGCTGTGGCTGA
- a CDS encoding phosphopantetheine-binding protein: MISPTWPDSFDGLLRRHLPFCGEDEQIGANRMLADLGLDSLKTVSLIIALEDAYGLTFPDEILADATFATAGALWEATQTAAQGQAINITE; encoded by the coding sequence ATGATCTCTCCCACGTGGCCCGACTCGTTTGATGGACTTCTCCGAAGGCATCTGCCTTTCTGCGGTGAGGACGAGCAGATCGGCGCGAATCGAATGCTAGCCGACCTGGGCCTTGACTCCCTTAAGACGGTGAGCCTCATCATCGCACTCGAGGACGCCTACGGACTTACTTTTCCTGACGAAATCCTGGCCGATGCTACGTTCGCGACCGCCGGCGCGCTATGGGAGGCGACCCAAACGGCCGCGCAGGGGCAGGCGATCAACATCACAGAATGA
- a CDS encoding amino acid adenylation domain-containing protein: MNGLLKSDQRPAWTRLEISPEDVKLAVEWSLVGHPQLELSQTVTGAVVQHAQSHPDGLAIIDGSSSLTYSDLVVRVAEIRLQLTSNGCASGDLVAVILPRSPDIIALFLALESLGAVYLPLSADWPEARIVEVLHSSRPALLVLQAGAGHLALEGLAEYPAITLSQEGAVIRNLQVDTVSACVLCDDVAEARYLIYTSGTTGVPKGAIIEHRGMMNHLLSKVMDLGLTSADIIAFSAPVVFDISIWQMMAPLLVGGTVAVIDDSEVRYPRRLLRALNRYGVTVAEFVPTVLSWLAETADKEGAPKELRWLISTGEELQPSLARHVLTSMPGIPLLNAYGPTECSDDVTHHQVTLAEVEHPRISVGRPIINTSLYVLVQDGDRWRAAGADVAGELFVGGISVGPGYLNDPNATSSAFYQDELDPNSPTGRLYRTGDAAVVRDGLVYCLGRLDRQVKISGVRMELSEIEAVLGSHPAIRQCAVVVDKSSSDPGMVAYYIPKDASVASGELMGWLRDSLPRGMVPQSYVQVGELPLTPNGKVDHSALTQKASNGAEASAE, encoded by the coding sequence GTGAACGGTTTGTTGAAGTCGGATCAGCGGCCAGCGTGGACGCGGCTTGAAATCTCCCCCGAAGACGTGAAACTTGCTGTGGAATGGTCCTTGGTGGGTCATCCCCAGCTGGAACTCTCGCAGACGGTGACCGGTGCGGTCGTCCAGCACGCCCAATCGCATCCCGACGGTCTCGCGATCATAGACGGTAGTTCTTCGCTGACATATAGCGACCTCGTCGTCAGGGTCGCGGAGATTCGCCTGCAATTGACGTCCAATGGTTGCGCCTCGGGTGATCTTGTTGCCGTTATCCTTCCACGCAGCCCCGATATTATCGCGCTCTTTCTGGCATTGGAGAGCCTGGGTGCTGTATATCTGCCGCTTTCGGCAGACTGGCCTGAGGCGCGCATCGTCGAGGTTCTGCATAGTAGTCGTCCAGCCTTGCTTGTGCTTCAGGCGGGGGCTGGGCACCTGGCACTTGAAGGGCTTGCTGAGTACCCCGCAATCACACTGTCCCAGGAGGGGGCGGTTATCCGGAATCTGCAAGTCGATACCGTATCGGCTTGTGTTCTGTGTGATGACGTGGCCGAGGCCCGGTACCTGATTTATACGTCCGGGACAACGGGGGTCCCCAAGGGGGCGATCATCGAGCATCGCGGGATGATGAATCATCTGCTGAGCAAGGTCATGGACCTGGGCCTGACCTCGGCAGACATCATCGCCTTTAGTGCACCGGTGGTGTTTGACATCTCGATCTGGCAGATGATGGCCCCCCTCCTTGTCGGTGGGACTGTGGCTGTCATAGATGACAGTGAGGTCCGATATCCGCGAAGGCTACTGAGAGCACTGAACAGATACGGCGTCACGGTCGCGGAGTTCGTCCCGACCGTTCTCAGTTGGCTCGCTGAAACTGCCGACAAGGAGGGTGCTCCAAAAGAACTACGATGGTTGATATCCACGGGAGAGGAGCTTCAACCGTCGCTCGCGAGGCATGTACTGACTTCCATGCCTGGCATTCCGCTGCTGAACGCTTACGGACCCACTGAATGCTCTGACGATGTGACACACCACCAGGTAACCCTCGCCGAAGTTGAGCACCCGCGTATATCGGTGGGCAGACCGATCATCAACACCTCGCTGTACGTCCTAGTTCAGGATGGCGACCGATGGCGCGCGGCAGGCGCAGACGTGGCAGGCGAACTATTCGTCGGCGGCATCTCCGTGGGCCCTGGTTACCTCAATGACCCGAATGCAACATCGTCCGCCTTTTATCAGGACGAGCTTGATCCGAATTCACCGACTGGGCGGTTGTATCGCACGGGCGATGCCGCAGTGGTCAGGGATGGACTGGTCTACTGCCTTGGTCGACTGGATCGCCAGGTGAAGATCTCCGGCGTGCGGATGGAACTGAGCGAGATCGAGGCAGTGTTGGGCAGTCACCCGGCGATCCGACAGTGTGCCGTAGTCGTCGACAAAAGTAGCTCGGATCCTGGAATGGTCGCCTACTACATACCGAAGGACGCCTCTGTTGCCTCTGGCGAACTGATGGGATGGCTAAGGGATTCATTGCCTCGGGGTATGGTTCCGCAGTCCTACGTGCAGGTGGGTGAGCTCCCGTTGACACCCAACGGGAAAGTCGACCATTCGGCGCTCACACAGAAAGCCAGCAACGGAGCAGAAGCATCTGCTGAATAA
- a CDS encoding IS3 family transposase: protein MSFHVGPGGSTRRSGGRTKQSGIENELGTTAACRLTGRSRATHYRRLKPPPSPRPRTTQVQPSALNTEEREAVLELMNSPEYAELPPAQIWARELDTGRYHCSVSTMYRILRERGQAGERRRQATHPAKTVPELVADGPSQVFTWDITKAAGPRKGVWYHAYVIIDIFSRYIVGHTVELAESAERAAELIRETIARNGIVPETVHADRGTSMTSKKVSQLLIDLGVTRSHSRPKVSNDNPYSEAQFKTTKYMPDYPERFHSLTHARDWFDAFISYYNHEHRHSGIGLHTPASVHFGTAQEIRDQRALTLTDAYARHPERFGRRPQPPKIPQTAWINDPAKRSEPTPQTS from the coding sequence CTGTCCTTCCACGTTGGTCCAGGAGGCAGCACACGCCGGTCGGGCGGGCGGACAAAGCAGTCCGGCATCGAAAACGAACTGGGCACCACGGCCGCATGCCGACTGACCGGCCGCTCCCGGGCCACCCACTACCGCAGGCTCAAGCCGCCGCCCTCACCTAGGCCCAGGACCACGCAGGTCCAGCCCTCGGCCCTGAACACCGAAGAACGCGAAGCGGTACTGGAGCTGATGAACAGCCCCGAGTACGCCGAGCTACCGCCCGCCCAGATCTGGGCCCGCGAGCTGGACACGGGGCGCTACCACTGCTCGGTCTCCACGATGTACCGGATCCTGCGCGAGCGCGGGCAAGCCGGAGAACGCCGCCGCCAGGCCACCCACCCCGCAAAGACCGTCCCCGAACTGGTCGCCGACGGCCCCTCCCAGGTGTTCACCTGGGACATCACCAAGGCCGCCGGCCCACGCAAGGGCGTCTGGTACCACGCCTACGTCATCATCGACATCTTCAGCCGCTACATCGTCGGCCACACCGTCGAACTAGCCGAATCAGCCGAACGAGCCGCGGAATTGATCCGCGAGACCATCGCACGCAACGGCATCGTCCCCGAGACCGTGCACGCCGACCGCGGCACCTCCATGACCTCCAAGAAAGTCTCCCAACTGCTGATCGACCTCGGCGTCACCCGATCACACTCACGCCCCAAGGTCTCCAACGACAACCCCTACAGCGAAGCCCAGTTCAAGACCACCAAGTACATGCCCGACTACCCCGAGCGGTTCCACTCCCTCACCCACGCCCGCGACTGGTTCGACGCCTTCATCTCTTACTACAACCACGAGCACAGGCACTCGGGCATCGGCCTGCACACCCCCGCCAGCGTCCACTTCGGCACCGCGCAGGAGATCCGCGACCAGCGGGCACTCACCCTCACCGACGCCTACGCGCGCCACCCCGAACGCTTCGGCCGCCGCCCCCAACCACCCAAGATTCCGCAGACAGCGTGGATCAACGACCCCGCCAAGCGCAGCGAACCCACACCACAAACCTCATAA
- a CDS encoding IS110 family transposase codes for MTDQSQDVFGGVDTHTDTHHAAVVDHLGRHLADAQFPTTNPGYRALLNWLRSHGTVCAVGVEGTGSYGTQLARVLGAAGLTVFDINRPDRRIRHQQGKSDPIDAYAAAQAVASGRATIIPKTHVGAAEALRLLHTARTSAVKARTQAINQIRSHMVTAPDTLRAQLRGKSSSDLIAACARLRPAADLTDPAAAAKFTLRRLARHYQDLDHEIDDYEAELSTLATQAAPDLMAVYGVGPETAARLLAAVGDNPERLHSEAAFAHLCGAAPIPASSGRRDRHRLNRGGNRSANAALYRIAVVRMQHDRRTRDYVARRTAQGLQKKDIIRCLKRYIAREVYRVLTCTNITEPYLQSAA; via the coding sequence ATGACCGATCAGTCCCAGGACGTCTTCGGCGGCGTGGACACCCACACCGACACCCACCACGCGGCTGTCGTCGACCACCTCGGCCGTCACCTCGCCGATGCCCAGTTCCCCACCACCAACCCGGGCTACCGTGCCCTCCTGAACTGGCTGCGCTCCCACGGCACCGTTTGCGCCGTCGGTGTCGAAGGCACCGGATCCTACGGAACCCAGCTCGCCCGTGTCCTGGGCGCCGCGGGCCTGACAGTCTTCGACATCAACCGACCCGACCGACGCATTCGCCACCAGCAAGGCAAGTCCGACCCGATCGACGCCTATGCCGCCGCCCAGGCCGTCGCCTCCGGCCGGGCGACCATCATCCCCAAGACCCACGTCGGTGCCGCCGAAGCCCTCCGCCTCCTGCACACGGCCCGCACGTCCGCCGTCAAGGCCCGCACGCAGGCGATCAACCAGATCCGCAGTCACATGGTGACCGCACCCGACACCCTGCGCGCCCAGCTCCGCGGCAAGTCCAGCTCCGATCTCATCGCCGCGTGCGCCCGACTGCGGCCGGCCGCAGACCTGACCGACCCCGCTGCAGCGGCCAAGTTCACTCTGCGCCGCCTGGCCCGCCACTACCAAGATCTCGACCATGAAATCGACGATTACGAAGCCGAGTTAAGCACCCTGGCTACCCAGGCCGCGCCCGACCTCATGGCCGTCTACGGAGTCGGCCCCGAGACGGCCGCCCGCCTCCTGGCCGCAGTGGGCGACAACCCCGAGCGCCTGCACTCGGAGGCTGCGTTCGCCCATCTGTGCGGTGCCGCACCGATCCCCGCGTCCTCCGGCCGCCGCGACCGCCACCGGCTCAACCGTGGCGGCAACCGGTCCGCCAACGCCGCCCTCTACCGCATCGCTGTGGTCCGCATGCAGCACGACCGCCGCACCCGCGACTACGTCGCCCGACGCACAGCACAGGGACTGCAGAAGAAGGACATCATCCGCTGCCTCAAGCGCTACATAGCCCGCGAGGTCTACAGGGTTCTGACCTGCACAAATATCACCGAACCCTACCTCCAGAGCGCCGCTTGA
- a CDS encoding transposase family protein: MSQSATVCLIKSPGRAERELPLLADRLAALPDPRDRRGRRHPLAAVLLTAACAVLAGARPCLAIGQWALRGSRSHRCRWGT; encoded by the coding sequence GTGAGCCAGTCTGCCACCGTCTGTCTGATCAAGTCGCCCGGCCGCGCCGAGCGTGAACTCCCGCTCCTCGCTGACCGCTTGGCTGCTCTGCCCGATCCGCGCGACCGGCGGGGACGCCGGCATCCGCTGGCCGCGGTGCTGCTGACCGCCGCGTGCGCGGTCCTGGCCGGCGCCCGCCCCTGCCTGGCCATCGGCCAATGGGCCCTGAGGGGCTCAAGAAGTCATCGCTGCAGGTGGGGTACTTAA
- a CDS encoding integrase core domain-containing protein encodes MIVSLVYRAVRGLLALPELLLRREASVEAEVLVLRHENAVLRRQLASPVRYEPADRFWFSALSSLIPRQRWARVFPVTPGTLLAWHRKLIARKWDYSTRRTRVGRPPSSAALKKLVLRLADENPRWGHRRIQGEMARLGHPIASGTVWNILHAAGIDQPPRRHGPSWTEFLTAQAEGIVAADFFHLDTALGQRLYAMAFLEHGTRRLHLTPVTAHPTGQWAIQQAREFTTALAERGGQARFLLRDRDTKYTSSFDAVFTADDADDADILLSAPRAPKMNAHCERVIGAIRREALDHVLIMNASHATKVLAEFADHYNQHRPHRSRGQLPPDASQQPPRAIDVQDHRLLRTRILGGAIIEYRYAA; translated from the coding sequence ATGATCGTGTCGCTGGTGTACCGCGCGGTTCGAGGACTCCTGGCACTGCCGGAGCTGCTGCTCCGGCGGGAGGCATCGGTGGAGGCGGAGGTGCTGGTCCTGCGGCACGAGAACGCGGTGCTGCGTCGACAGTTGGCGTCGCCCGTGCGCTACGAGCCGGCGGATCGGTTCTGGTTCTCCGCCCTGTCCTCGTTGATACCCCGTCAGCGCTGGGCCCGTGTCTTCCCCGTCACCCCGGGCACCCTGCTGGCCTGGCACCGCAAACTGATCGCCCGAAAGTGGGACTACAGCACGCGCCGTACTCGCGTCGGTCGGCCGCCGTCGTCCGCGGCTCTGAAGAAGCTGGTCCTGCGTCTGGCCGACGAGAATCCACGATGGGGTCACCGGCGTATCCAAGGGGAGATGGCGCGGCTGGGGCATCCGATAGCATCGGGCACGGTGTGGAACATCCTGCACGCGGCCGGGATCGACCAGCCACCAAGACGTCACGGACCGAGTTGGACAGAGTTCTTGACCGCCCAGGCCGAGGGCATCGTCGCAGCGGATTTCTTCCACCTCGACACCGCGCTGGGCCAACGCCTCTACGCCATGGCCTTCCTGGAACACGGCACCCGCCGACTCCACCTCACCCCCGTCACCGCGCACCCCACCGGGCAGTGGGCGATCCAGCAGGCCCGCGAGTTCACCACCGCACTGGCCGAACGCGGAGGACAGGCCAGATTCCTACTCCGCGACCGGGACACGAAGTACACCTCCTCCTTCGACGCCGTCTTCACCGCCGACGACGCCGATGACGCCGACATCCTGCTCAGCGCCCCACGCGCACCCAAGATGAACGCCCACTGCGAACGCGTGATCGGCGCCATCCGCCGCGAAGCCCTCGACCACGTACTCATCATGAACGCGTCCCACGCCACGAAAGTCCTCGCCGAGTTCGCCGACCACTACAACCAACATCGACCGCACCGATCCCGAGGCCAATTGCCACCCGACGCATCACAGCAGCCACCACGCGCCATCGACGTCCAGGACCACCGACTGCTGCGCACCCGCATCCTCGGAGGAGCGATCATCGAGTACCGCTATGCCGCCTGA
- a CDS encoding LuxR family transcriptional regulator — MTSTGKPFTAHGVPSPLELRDLALQLAEMAGRLSGSAITVAPGAPASPPGEEVRSVAARLIQQCDHRVVRAQASYAEGQYEFNDPLLDRLHAELLARGGEIRMLITGRLLNDEETVGRLTELAASGAQIRISPCELPTATIFDGEVGLIASGRNGPLTVIGDAEAAQAISLMHEAVWARAAEFGPAHAGWSEDESTALVLRAASQGYTDEKAARVLGLSVRTYRRHVAALLSQLDANSRFQAGVRAAQLGLIDIPA; from the coding sequence TTGACTAGTACGGGAAAACCGTTCACGGCCCATGGCGTCCCCAGTCCACTGGAACTGCGCGACCTGGCACTGCAGTTGGCGGAGATGGCTGGCCGATTATCCGGTAGCGCGATCACAGTGGCGCCTGGAGCTCCGGCCAGTCCTCCCGGGGAGGAGGTCCGCTCCGTCGCGGCGCGGCTCATCCAGCAGTGCGACCATCGCGTGGTTCGGGCGCAGGCCAGTTACGCCGAAGGGCAGTATGAGTTCAACGACCCGCTCCTGGACCGGTTGCACGCCGAACTCCTAGCCCGGGGAGGCGAGATCAGGATGCTGATCACCGGCAGGCTGCTGAATGACGAGGAGACCGTCGGTCGGCTGACCGAACTCGCCGCCTCCGGCGCGCAGATCCGGATCTCCCCGTGCGAGCTGCCAACCGCCACGATCTTCGACGGCGAGGTGGGGCTGATCGCCTCTGGCCGCAACGGTCCGCTCACGGTGATCGGCGACGCGGAGGCGGCGCAGGCCATCTCCCTGATGCACGAAGCCGTCTGGGCACGTGCCGCCGAGTTCGGTCCTGCGCATGCGGGTTGGAGTGAGGACGAAAGCACCGCCCTGGTGCTGCGGGCGGCGAGCCAGGGCTACACCGATGAGAAGGCGGCCCGAGTGCTGGGCCTGTCGGTACGCACCTATCGTCGGCATGTGGCAGCGCTGCTTTCCCAGCTCGACGCGAACTCCCGGTTCCAGGCCGGGGTGCGTGCGGCCCAGCTCGGGTTGATCGACATTCCGGCCTGA